From one Notolabrus celidotus isolate fNotCel1 chromosome 24, fNotCel1.pri, whole genome shotgun sequence genomic stretch:
- the LOC117808120 gene encoding protein cordon-bleu-like isoform X2: MDEQVNPLDRDHCLSVVLPGGLEKHATVHGSKPVMDLLVTLCASYHLNPSDYTVEVLSPNKNNIRFKPNSPIGSLEADKIVLKPKATEEKIRRPYMPEPSVRLLINYNKSHKAVVRVNPQVPIELLMPAVCDKCEFQVETTILLRDALSNEPLDLTKSLNEHGVREVFAKDTGVEHQQRDKTPETAVTPTEVITPPPQQDPPQMEKKQKENSGFLSLFRKKKKKTQTEGSQSAPPSPGLKLGVSANVQSVSSSSNTLTVDMPKKRRAPQPPMGGSLSVPNNLTTCHRSAESTLRSTKRRAPPPPCVNHHLEPHADTEGTLDSLHPLADLQESDESDSIALSFSSSSSPRPSQSRSSSSFSHPSRSRFHEVAEHLPSLRGKDLSDARCALAKVLTSSVSKGALVRRLGSATLPKLRSSSFMSVPHRRSENGLVCVELDPNLPTDPVEPEWEDPIQRRMTTFKVVPSKKQRSTDAEITLRIPEHIQIEKTPTEEASMQVGDDQPEAEEDPLRMKTPSMSPEHSSEEAPKSPPDLDLDSNLGCESSSPSDVGETIERDEEEESESSSEEVKADEEEPEALSEVVKAAEEEPEALSEVVKAAEEEPEASSEVVKAAEEEPEAVIEVVKAAEEEPEASSEVVKAAEEEPEAVIEVVQAAEELPSEFQSNCEDQSDVLRSLSRESAESETVNCTTNAPEKDIEEDGDDCFPPPPPPVFFSEDVDATTASSQPPYLTLNGQITEEHQNGRSTASLYKLAVAETPEEELSASPSRFAQAVALAVQRSRSQSHGKTLGPPSPSGPHSTLPSSPRSIYQFGA, encoded by the exons ATGGATGAGCAGGTGAATCCACTGGATAGGGAccactgtctgtctgtggttCTGCCAGGAGGGCTGGAGAAGCATGCCACGGTGCATGGGAG TAAACCAGTAATGGACCTCCTTGTGACCCTTTGCGCGAGTTACCACCTCAACCCGTCTGACTACACTGTCGAGGTTCTCTCGCCCAACAAGAACAACATCCGCTTCAAGCCGAACTCTCCCATCGGATCACTGGAAGCAGATAAGATTGTGCTGAAGCCTAAAGCCACAGAGGAGAAGATCAGGAGGCCGTACATGCCCGAG ccgTCAGTGCGCCTGCTGATCAACTACAACAAGTCCCACAAGGCTGTGGTGCGCGTGAATCCCCAAGTGCCCATTGAGCTGCTGATGCCGGCGGTGTGCGACAAGTGTGAGTTTCAGGTAGAAACGACCATTCTGCTGAGAGACGCGCTGTCCAACGAGCCGCTGGATCTGACCAAGAGCTTGAACGAACATGGCGTGAGGGAGGTGTTCGCCAAAGACACAGGCGTTGAGCATCAACAACGAGACAAGACACCTGAAACAG CTGTCACGCCGACAGAGGtcatcacaccacctcctcAACAag ACCCACCACAGAtggagaagaagcagaaggAGAACTCCGGGTTTCTCAGCTTGttcaggaagaagaagaagaagactcagacG gagggGAGTCAGAGTGCTCCACCTTCTCCCGGGCTCAAATTGGGAGTCAGTGCGAACGTGCagagtgtttcttcttcttctaacacTCTGACGGTAGACATGCCGAAGAAGAGGCGAGCCCCTCAGCCGCCCATGGGTGGGTCACTCAGCGTCCCCAACAACCTCACCACCTGTCAT AGGTCTGCAGAGTCCACATTAAGGAGCACCAAGAGGAgggcccctccccctccctgtgTGAACCACCACCTGGAGCCacatgcagacactgaag GGACTCTTGACTCCCTGCACCCTTTGGCCGACCTGCAAGAAAGTGATGAGTCAGACTCTATAGCCCTGTCGTTCTCATCATCGTCATCCCCACGACCATCCCAATCACGGTCATCCTCATCCTTCTCACATCCATCGCGTTCTCGTTTCCACGAAGTCGCCGAGCACCTGCCTTCTTTACGAGGGAAAGACCTCTCTGATGCTCGCTGTGCCCTCGCCAAAGTGTTGACGTCGTCTGTTAGCAAAGGAGCGCTTGTGAGGCGTTTGGGCTCTGCCACCTTACCAAAATTACGCAGTTCCTCTTTTATGTCGGTGCCTCACAGGCGCTCAGAAAATGGACTCGTCTGTGTAGAACTTGATCCTAATCTACCAACCGACCCCGTTGAGCCGGAGTGGGAGGATCCGATTCAGAGGAGGATGACCACCTTCAAAGTGGTTCCATCCAAGAAACAGAGGTCAACAGATGCAGAAATCACCCTGAGGATCCCTGAACACATCCAAATAGAGAAAACCCCAACAGAAGAAGCTTCTATGCAGGTTGGGGATGACCAACCTGAGGCAGAGGAAGATCCATTAAGAATGAAAACGCCTTCGATGAGTCCTGAGCACTCTTCTGAGGAGGCTCCAAAATCTCCTCCAGATCTGGATTTGGACAGCAATCTGGGCTGCGAAAGCTCAAGTCCATCTGACGTTGGGGAAACCATTgaaagagatgaagaagaagaatcggAATCTTCATCTGAGGAGGTGAAAGCAGACGAAGAAGAACCTGAAGCTTTATCAGAGGTGgttaaagcagcagaagaagaacctGAAGCTTTATCAGAGGTGgttaaagcagcagaagaagaacctGAAGCTTCATCTGAGGTGgttaaagcagcagaagaagaacctGAAGCTGTGATAGAAGTAgttaaagcagcagaagaagaacctGAAGCTTCATCTGAGGTGgttaaagcagcagaagaagaacctGAAGCTGTGATAGAGGTAGTTCAAGCAGCTGAAGAACTTCCAAGTGAGTTTCAGAGCAACTGCGAGGATCAGAGTGATGTCCTTCGAAGCCTGAGTAGAGAGTCTGCAGAATCAGAAACAGTTAATTGTACTACAAACGCTCCTGAGAAAGACATTGAGGAGGATGGGGATGACTGtttccctccacctcctccacctgtgTTCTTTAGTGAAGACGTAGACGCTACAACCGCTTCTTCTCAGCCACCATATCTGACCTTGAACGGGCAGATTACTGAAGAGCACCAGAATGGGCGCTCCACAGCCTCGCTTTACAAGTTGGCAGTCgcagaaacacctgaagaaGAGCTCAGCGCTTCCCCTTCCAGGTTTGCACAAGCAGTGGCATTGGCTGTGCAGAGGTCCCGGAGCCAGAGCCATGGGAAAACTTTAGGCCCTCCATCTCCCAGCGGTCCACACAGCACACTCCCATCATCGCCGAGGTCTATATACCAGTTTG GTGCCTGA
- the LOC117808120 gene encoding protein cordon-bleu-like isoform X1 has protein sequence MDEQVNPLDRDHCLSVVLPGGLEKHATVHGSKPVMDLLVTLCASYHLNPSDYTVEVLSPNKNNIRFKPNSPIGSLEADKIVLKPKATEEKIRRPYMPEPSVRLLINYNKSHKAVVRVNPQVPIELLMPAVCDKCEFQVETTILLRDALSNEPLDLTKSLNEHGVREVFAKDTGVEHQQRDKTPETAVTPTEVITPPPQQDPPQMEKKQKENSGFLSLFRKKKKKTQTEGSQSAPPSPGLKLGVSANVQSVSSSSNTLTVDMPKKRRAPQPPMGGSLSVPNNLTTCHVRGAQRSAESTLRSTKRRAPPPPCVNHHLEPHADTEGTLDSLHPLADLQESDESDSIALSFSSSSSPRPSQSRSSSSFSHPSRSRFHEVAEHLPSLRGKDLSDARCALAKVLTSSVSKGALVRRLGSATLPKLRSSSFMSVPHRRSENGLVCVELDPNLPTDPVEPEWEDPIQRRMTTFKVVPSKKQRSTDAEITLRIPEHIQIEKTPTEEASMQVGDDQPEAEEDPLRMKTPSMSPEHSSEEAPKSPPDLDLDSNLGCESSSPSDVGETIERDEEEESESSSEEVKADEEEPEALSEVVKAAEEEPEALSEVVKAAEEEPEASSEVVKAAEEEPEAVIEVVKAAEEEPEASSEVVKAAEEEPEAVIEVVQAAEELPSEFQSNCEDQSDVLRSLSRESAESETVNCTTNAPEKDIEEDGDDCFPPPPPPVFFSEDVDATTASSQPPYLTLNGQITEEHQNGRSTASLYKLAVAETPEEELSASPSRFAQAVALAVQRSRSQSHGKTLGPPSPSGPHSTLPSSPRSIYQFGA, from the exons ATGGATGAGCAGGTGAATCCACTGGATAGGGAccactgtctgtctgtggttCTGCCAGGAGGGCTGGAGAAGCATGCCACGGTGCATGGGAG TAAACCAGTAATGGACCTCCTTGTGACCCTTTGCGCGAGTTACCACCTCAACCCGTCTGACTACACTGTCGAGGTTCTCTCGCCCAACAAGAACAACATCCGCTTCAAGCCGAACTCTCCCATCGGATCACTGGAAGCAGATAAGATTGTGCTGAAGCCTAAAGCCACAGAGGAGAAGATCAGGAGGCCGTACATGCCCGAG ccgTCAGTGCGCCTGCTGATCAACTACAACAAGTCCCACAAGGCTGTGGTGCGCGTGAATCCCCAAGTGCCCATTGAGCTGCTGATGCCGGCGGTGTGCGACAAGTGTGAGTTTCAGGTAGAAACGACCATTCTGCTGAGAGACGCGCTGTCCAACGAGCCGCTGGATCTGACCAAGAGCTTGAACGAACATGGCGTGAGGGAGGTGTTCGCCAAAGACACAGGCGTTGAGCATCAACAACGAGACAAGACACCTGAAACAG CTGTCACGCCGACAGAGGtcatcacaccacctcctcAACAag ACCCACCACAGAtggagaagaagcagaaggAGAACTCCGGGTTTCTCAGCTTGttcaggaagaagaagaagaagactcagacG gagggGAGTCAGAGTGCTCCACCTTCTCCCGGGCTCAAATTGGGAGTCAGTGCGAACGTGCagagtgtttcttcttcttctaacacTCTGACGGTAGACATGCCGAAGAAGAGGCGAGCCCCTCAGCCGCCCATGGGTGGGTCACTCAGCGTCCCCAACAACCTCACCACCTGTCATGTAAGAGGAGCACAG AGGTCTGCAGAGTCCACATTAAGGAGCACCAAGAGGAgggcccctccccctccctgtgTGAACCACCACCTGGAGCCacatgcagacactgaag GGACTCTTGACTCCCTGCACCCTTTGGCCGACCTGCAAGAAAGTGATGAGTCAGACTCTATAGCCCTGTCGTTCTCATCATCGTCATCCCCACGACCATCCCAATCACGGTCATCCTCATCCTTCTCACATCCATCGCGTTCTCGTTTCCACGAAGTCGCCGAGCACCTGCCTTCTTTACGAGGGAAAGACCTCTCTGATGCTCGCTGTGCCCTCGCCAAAGTGTTGACGTCGTCTGTTAGCAAAGGAGCGCTTGTGAGGCGTTTGGGCTCTGCCACCTTACCAAAATTACGCAGTTCCTCTTTTATGTCGGTGCCTCACAGGCGCTCAGAAAATGGACTCGTCTGTGTAGAACTTGATCCTAATCTACCAACCGACCCCGTTGAGCCGGAGTGGGAGGATCCGATTCAGAGGAGGATGACCACCTTCAAAGTGGTTCCATCCAAGAAACAGAGGTCAACAGATGCAGAAATCACCCTGAGGATCCCTGAACACATCCAAATAGAGAAAACCCCAACAGAAGAAGCTTCTATGCAGGTTGGGGATGACCAACCTGAGGCAGAGGAAGATCCATTAAGAATGAAAACGCCTTCGATGAGTCCTGAGCACTCTTCTGAGGAGGCTCCAAAATCTCCTCCAGATCTGGATTTGGACAGCAATCTGGGCTGCGAAAGCTCAAGTCCATCTGACGTTGGGGAAACCATTgaaagagatgaagaagaagaatcggAATCTTCATCTGAGGAGGTGAAAGCAGACGAAGAAGAACCTGAAGCTTTATCAGAGGTGgttaaagcagcagaagaagaacctGAAGCTTTATCAGAGGTGgttaaagcagcagaagaagaacctGAAGCTTCATCTGAGGTGgttaaagcagcagaagaagaacctGAAGCTGTGATAGAAGTAgttaaagcagcagaagaagaacctGAAGCTTCATCTGAGGTGgttaaagcagcagaagaagaacctGAAGCTGTGATAGAGGTAGTTCAAGCAGCTGAAGAACTTCCAAGTGAGTTTCAGAGCAACTGCGAGGATCAGAGTGATGTCCTTCGAAGCCTGAGTAGAGAGTCTGCAGAATCAGAAACAGTTAATTGTACTACAAACGCTCCTGAGAAAGACATTGAGGAGGATGGGGATGACTGtttccctccacctcctccacctgtgTTCTTTAGTGAAGACGTAGACGCTACAACCGCTTCTTCTCAGCCACCATATCTGACCTTGAACGGGCAGATTACTGAAGAGCACCAGAATGGGCGCTCCACAGCCTCGCTTTACAAGTTGGCAGTCgcagaaacacctgaagaaGAGCTCAGCGCTTCCCCTTCCAGGTTTGCACAAGCAGTGGCATTGGCTGTGCAGAGGTCCCGGAGCCAGAGCCATGGGAAAACTTTAGGCCCTCCATCTCCCAGCGGTCCACACAGCACACTCCCATCATCGCCGAGGTCTATATACCAGTTTG GTGCCTGA